From the genome of Nitrospira sp. CR1.1:
GGTCTTGCCGATCAACTCGTCGGACGTGACACCCACCTTGATGCGGCCCTTGCGGTCCGGCAACTCCAGCAGGTCCGGCATCACGTCATTGTGATTCGCACCCTGCTGAATCGTGTTGTACACGCGCCAGTATCCCCACATGCCCGCAATGTAGTGATGGGCCACGTGGCAGTGGAAGAGGAAGTCTCCGGCCAACTGCTGACAGAGACCGGAGCCGCACTCGGTCTCCAGGTCCATGGTCTCGGACGGCCCGATGACTTCCACGTCGACCCGGTCGGACTTCGTCCGGATCACGGGATATTTCACGGGACCGTTCTTCGCCGCATGCCACAAGGGCATTTCGTCGATGGCTCGCGGGCTCCGCGGCCAACGAATCGCTCCGCCGTGCGGATGGTGCGAGTGGAACACTTCTGAGCCACCGTGCACCAGCCGGAACTTGGCCGGGTCGCCGAGGTAGCTGCGTGGAATGGTCGTGGCCGGGTCGCCGAACGTGTAGGCGCTGTAGGCCATCGACTCATCCTCGAAGCCGAAGTATTCGTGCTGCGTCTGCATATTGTCCACGCCAAACGGCTCGCTCCGGTAGTTCAGCGCGCGAGCCACGGGACGATACACGTCGGTGAGCGGATCGCGCTGCGGGATGAAGTCGCCCTTCTTGTTTAGCGGACGAAAGGCTTCGTCGCCGACTTCATGATAGAACAACACGAATTCCCGGAAGTCCGGGCCGCTGCCGTTCTTGATGATCGCCTGCCAGCCGCTCTTGGTCGGCTGAGGATCACCGGTGCCCAGCGGCTCGAGGTATTCAGACCCCTTCGGCTCGATCACGAAAGATCCGAAGAGGCCCATCACGGTCAACTCGCGATCATTGCTGTAGGAATGGAACTGGCGGCTGCCCTCCTGCTGAGTGGGCGGGATATACCATTCCATCTCCACGACCTTGCCCTTGGCGGCAATGCTGTCGGGATTGGTGGTCGTGGCCGGCTGTCCCGTAGCCGACATGACCATGCTGGACCCATGGATGTTCAGGCTGACTTCCTCATCACCCTCCAGCTGATTGCGGAGGGTCACCTTCACGCAATCGCCCTGATTGCCGCGAAGAACGAGTGGCTGAATGAATTGGTTCTGCAACCCGTTTATGACGCCGCCCGGATCGTAGCCATCCTTGTCCCGGGCCTCTTTATTTTTGGCCTCTTCGGCACGGACCTTGTCGATATTTTCGGTCAGCGTGTACATGTAGCCCGGATAGAAATCGAGCCACATGTTCAAGGTGATTTCCACATTGATCGCCGACACGTCGTAGCTGCGGACCGGCGCACTCAGGGGACACTTCCCGCCCCTTGACGAGACCGGCTCAGCGGCGCTGTTCGACATCAACAATAAATCCTGGTTCCCGGCGCCGTACTGATGCAACATGTTGACGTTGTTGTACTGGCCGCCTGTGCGCTGCACCTCGGCATCATGGGCCAACTGCTCGTTGATCTTCTCCATAATGCGCTGGTGCTGACGCTCCATCATCGCGGTCCGCTCGACATGACCTTCCTGCGCATCCTCGATGATCGTCTGGCCCTTCAACTGCTCAGCCCATGCCGGCTGATTGTGCACAGCCGTATGCACTTCCGGGGGCGCTGCCGAAGCCACTTGGAACGCCCCGACGCAGACCGATGGAAGCATGACCCCTAACAGGAGCTTCCAGGCCGCTTGGGACCTGCGACGACTGAGTTTCCTAGGCCCGCTACGTACCGATCTCATGAGACCCACCTCCTATTGAAACCATACAACCTCCGCATCCTCACCCTCTGCCATCGAATGATCGCCGCGCGCGGTGCAAGCCCGTGAAGGCCTGCACCTCATGGAGTGGAAACATCAGGAGGCCGGTCCTTCGGTTTCCACACCCTTGATTCGCGACAAGGAGACGATGGCGCACTCATCACTGCGCATGAAAAAGCAATGCGCACAAAAAGACGGTCGACACTAGAGCAACTCTCGTTCCAGATCGACCGAGACCGGAAACTTAGACTTTGTGGGAAATTTTCGACTGCAGCAGGGAGAGGAGAAATAAAAATGGGGCGACGACGCCCCATCAAAAAACGGAGATCATCACAACGACATCGAATTCAAAGGCGATAGAGGAGTGTCTGAAACATTTGTCCCAATGGGACATCGACGCCCCATCTGGAAGTCGAGGGAACGGCCCGAATCAGGCATCGTGAATACACACGGTGAGTCGTGACAGGAACCGGATTAGGAACGTTCGCGCAGCCCATGCTTCTTGACCATCCGCTCGATGGTCTTCCGATCCACTCCGGCTTCCCGGGCGGCTCGCCCCATGTGACCGTCGTTTCGTTTGAGGAGTTCGCTGAGAAAACTCCGCTCGAATGTCGTGACCGCCGCCTGCTTCGCATGTTTGAAGGAGCCCGCCTCCCCAAACCCCGTGTCGTCAACCACAGCCTGGCGCAGGCGTTCGGGCAAATGCGCGCGTGTAATCAGCGGGCCATCAGCCAGCACGGCAGCCCGCTCGATGACGTTTTGCAACTCGCGCACATTCCCCGGCCAGGCATATCCACACAGCAACTCCGTGGCCGAGGAGTCCAGGTTCGGCACGAATCCAAGGGCCCCACCCTGCTGCTTCATGAATCGCCGCAAAAATTCTCGCGCCAGAATGGGAATATCCCCTTCCCTGCTCCGCAACGGCGGCAACACGATCGGAATGACATTCAGGCGGTAATAGAGGTCCTCGCGGAATTCTCCCCGCCGGCAGGCGGCTTCGAGATCCTGGTTCGACGCCGCGATCACCCGCACATCAACATCCAAAAACCGGATGCCGCCGACCCGGCGCATCTGCCGCTCTTGCAGGACTCGCAGCAGACGCGACTGCAGGGTCTGGCTCATCCCGCTGACTTCGTCCAGAAAGACCGTCCCGCCCGCCGCCACTTCGAACAATCCCGGCTTCGAGACATGCGCACCGGTAAAGGCGCCCTTCTCATGGCCGAACAGTTCCGATTCCAGGAGCGTATCAGGCAACGAGACGCAATCCACCGGGATGAAGGGGCGCTCCGCCCGTAGACTGGCATCGTGAATCGCCCGCGCGACGAGTTCCTTCCCCGTTCCGCTTTCCCCATAGACCAGCACGTTAGAATGTGTGGGGGCCACCTTTTCGATCAAGCTGAAGACCGATTCCATGGCCGGACTTTCCCCGATCACTCGAGACAATCCAGCCCGCTTCTCTGAACGCACTTGCTCGACAGGAGGCGGCACTTCGATGCCCCCGGATTGCCTCGCAGCCGCCGAGCCATTCTCACCGAACGCGCGACGAGCAACTTGCACAAGGTCGGAGCTGGTAAAGGGTTTGGTAATGTAATCGAAGGCGCCATAGCGCATCGACGTCACCGCGGTCTGCACGGTGGCATGCGCCGTCAACAGCACCACGTGGACAGAGGGATCCATCCGTTTGGCTGCAGCCAACACTTCAAGACCGTCCAGCTGCGGCATACGCAAATCCGTCAGAATCAATCCCGGCCGCTCGCGCTGAATGAGATCCAATGCTCGAGCCGGATCACATTCGGTCAGACAGTCATAGGGCACGCGACTCAAAATCCTTCGGCAATTGTCCAAGGCATCCTGCTCGTCATCGACGATCAGAATTTTTCCTGCAATCCCCATGGTGCTCCTTCATGCACGCTCTCACCCAGGCTCACCGCAGGCAGATAGATCTCAAAGACCGCGCCCACGTTGTTATTTCGCACCTCGATTCGGCCGCGATGGTCCGAGACAATGCCATAACTCAAAAATAATCCCAGCCCCGTCCCCTGGCCTGCCGGCTTGGTCGTAAAGAACGGATCAAAAATCCGATCCACAATCGCCGGCGGCACACCGGGCCCATTGTCCGATATGCTGATCTGTACCCACTCTTCTCCAGTGATCTGCACACAGGCCGTACGAACCGTGACGACTCCCTGATCGCCACACGCCGTCACCGCGTCGATGGCGTTATTGATCACGTTTAGCAGCACGGTCTCCAATCGATCCCGATCACCCATCACAGGGGACAACCCAGGCGCAAGATCCATGTCGATCCGCACAGAGAGCCCCGTCATCCGCTCACCTGCCATGGCCACACACGTACGTGCCACGCAGTTGAGATCGAGCGGCTTTAGCATGGATACCGTCCCACGGGAAAACGTGAGGATGCTGCGCGTCACCCGGGAGATCCGTTCCGCTTGGGCGCGAATGGTCACCAGATCGCGGGCGACCTCATCCGGCACGTTCGACTGCGCGGCATCGGCCTCCATGCATTCAATACGATTCAGAATGATGCCGAGCGGATTGTTGATTTCATGCGCGATTCCACTCGCCACCTTGCCCAATGTCGCCAATCGTTCGGACAACTCCAGCTTCCGCATCTGCCGCGTGATCTCCGCCGTTTTGTCCTCGACACGATGCGTCAGTTCGGTATTCAGCGATTCCAATTCTTGCCGCGACGCTCGCAACCGGTCAGCCATGCGGTGCACCGCCACGGCCAGTTCTTCAAATTCATCGCCGGTGTGAAGATCGAGCGGCCCGTCGTAGGTGCCACGGCTGATCGCTTCTACACCGGTCTTGAGCACCTGAATGGGCCTGGCGATCCTCGTGGCAACGTAGCGGCCCATCGCCCAAAGCAAAGCCAACA
Proteins encoded in this window:
- a CDS encoding response regulator, with protein sequence MGIAGKILIVDDEQDALDNCRRILSRVPYDCLTECDPARALDLIQRERPGLILTDLRMPQLDGLEVLAAAKRMDPSVHVVLLTAHATVQTAVTSMRYGAFDYITKPFTSSDLVQVARRAFGENGSAAARQSGGIEVPPPVEQVRSEKRAGLSRVIGESPAMESVFSLIEKVAPTHSNVLVYGESGTGKELVARAIHDASLRAERPFIPVDCVSLPDTLLESELFGHEKGAFTGAHVSKPGLFEVAAGGTVFLDEVSGMSQTLQSRLLRVLQERQMRRVGGIRFLDVDVRVIAASNQDLEAACRRGEFREDLYYRLNVIPIVLPPLRSREGDIPILAREFLRRFMKQQGGALGFVPNLDSSATELLCGYAWPGNVRELQNVIERAAVLADGPLITRAHLPERLRQAVVDDTGFGEAGSFKHAKQAAVTTFERSFLSELLKRNDGHMGRAAREAGVDRKTIERMVKKHGLRERS
- a CDS encoding HAMP domain-containing protein, whose product is MCALRWGMTIRTIKGRIVLAIVLVGCIPLLIGLILAYMSGMRSLRDVIGGNFQAIAEQAADRLTMLVQSEVQGVRLLASAPLRVRQPVEAANLSYTGEWSDTQRLIQARATEWEKGRDNAAGLLNSELSRFLLETKVRDGDKMVGLLITDRYGALVAASSEPDHYFLSHEPWWEALQAGGLDRVYVSGLIPGQEGSFRSPEETIDIAVPILDDHQHAVIGAIKASYRFDSLFAMIKEIRIGQTGHAMLFDAAGQPLVCPILPRRAHRIPGQLMAMIVSSNPGWGIAEDDGHGATDTVVGYAPVTGLRLPDNSWHVFVRQQPEETYAPIRDQIRNLALIGVVMLALLWAMGRYVATRIARPIQVLKTGVEAISRGTYDGPLDLHTGDEFEELAVAVHRMADRLRASRQELESLNTELTHRVEDKTAEITRQMRKLELSERLATLGKVASGIAHEINNPLGIILNRIECMEADAAQSNVPDEVARDLVTIRAQAERISRVTRSILTFSRGTVSMLKPLDLNCVARTCVAMAGERMTGLSVRIDMDLAPGLSPVMGDRDRLETVLLNVINNAIDAVTACGDQGVVTVRTACVQITGEEWVQISISDNGPGVPPAIVDRIFDPFFTTKPAGQGTGLGLFLSYGIVSDHRGRIEVRNNNVGAVFEIYLPAVSLGESVHEGAPWGLQEKF